The following proteins come from a genomic window of Heptranchias perlo isolate sHepPer1 unplaced genomic scaffold, sHepPer1.hap1 HAP1_SCAFFOLD_210, whole genome shotgun sequence:
- the LOC137310069 gene encoding zinc finger protein ZFP2-like: MGENPFKCEVCDKAFKQSWVLLQHQRTHTGERPFKCEVCGRAFKQSWVLLQHQRTHTGERPFKCEVCDKAFAQLSTLVNHRLIHTGERPFTCEVCDRSFTRLSGFLRHQRTHRDKKPFRSQVCDKAFTQSSDLRQHQGIQADGKPFRCEICHKAFTQSSSLLEHQRTHTGERPFRCEVCNKAFTKSSNLLEHQRTHTGERPFRCEVCERDFTYSSTLLVHQRTHTGERPFRCEVCDRAFSQSSDLLHHRRTHTGEKPFKCEVCDKAFLKSSTLLRHQRVHTGEKPFRCEVCNKTFTLSSSLLRHQRAHTG, translated from the coding sequence ATGGGAGAGAATCCATTCAAGTGTGAGGTGTGTGACAAGGCCTTCAAACAGTCATGGGTCCTCCTACAACACCAGCGCACCCACACAGGTGAGAGGCCTTTCAAGTGTGAGGTGTGCGGCAGGGCCTTCAAGCAATCGTGGGTGCTCCTACAACACCAGCGCACCCACACAGGTGAGAGGCCGTTCAAGTGTGAGGTGTGTGACAAGGCTTTTGCACAGTTGTCGACCCTAGTGAACCACCGGCTCATTCACACAGGTGAGAGGCCTTTCACGTGCGAGGTGTGTGACAGAAGTTTCACTCGGTTATCAGGTTTCCTGAGACACCAGCGCACCCACAGGGATAAGAAACCATTCCGGTCCCAGGTTTGTGACAAAGCCTTCACTCAATCGTCTGATCTCCGGCAACACCAGGGCATTCAGGCAGATGGAAAACCGTTCCGGTGTGAGATTTGCCATAAAGCTTTCACACAGTCATCGAGTCTCTTGGAACACCAGAGGACCCACACAGGGGAGAGACCCTTCAGGTGTGAGGTTTGTAACAAAGCTTTCACAAAGTCATCAAACCTCCTGGAACACCAGCGGACCCACACAGGGGAGAGACCCTTCAGGTGTGAGGTTTGTGAGCGAGACTTCACCTATTCATCCACTCTCCTGGTCCACCAGAGGACCCACACAGGGGAGAGACCCTTCAGGTGTGAGGTTTGTGACCGAGCTTTCTCACAGTCGTCAGACCTTCTACATCATAGACGGACCCACACAGGAGAGAAACCCTTCAAGTGTGAGGTTTGTGACAAGGCTTTCTTAAAGTCATCAACCCTCTTGAGACACCAGCGCGTCCACACTGGGGAGAAACCCTTCAGGTGTGAGGTTTGTAACAAGACCTTCACACTGTCCTCGAGCCTCCTCAGGCACCAGCGCGCCCACACGGGATAG